The DNA sequence ACGATTTCTGGTCCGAATTACACCACGTGTGCACGGTAAACTCAGTCTGAGTCTTTAATactttaaaatataatattttaaatcGTTGCGACCGAACATGGCCAAGTCAAAAAAGTCAGCAGACACGGCAGTGAAGACCGATACAAAGAAATTGAAGCAGGTGAAGGGTAAAACCCGAGGATCAGCAAGAGCCAAAAAAGACCAAGGTAAAAAAAGACCAAGACAATTACAGTTATCAAACCAGAAATaagtgaaaacacattaaaatatgctGTATCTTGCTATTTATGTTAGTTATGTTACGTTTGCGATATGAACCACCAAaggttttttaaattgtttgtaAAGTgaggtttgtaaatgttatttacagTTTCTGATTCAAAAATTGGATTAATGCGTTTGAATTTTCCAAAAGTGTTTGCAGGTacattgtgtgcatgtttacCATTGAAGATCCATCTCTCTGTAAACTTGGCtgcatataaaacatatttaatactCATCTGAGTGCAGAAATAAACTCTCTAATGGTAATTTTACCCCCAATGTTAATAACAGTATCCATATTCAGGAGGTGTCCTCTTTCCTCAATACACTTTTATCGGAATTTAAACAGAATTTTCAAGGTGATTTCTCAACACAGTAGCTAGAATATATTCTATTATCTGGGCCATAAAAACAATCATTAGATAATGGAAAGTGTTTTACTCTCATCATTTGACCCATTTCTACCTCGTCAGAGAATGGAGAAGAAACGGAGAAGATTCAGAGAAAAGCCAAGACCAAATCCCGTCCCTATAAACCTATAGCGGAAAGAACCAAATCCAGCAAATACTTCCAGGACAATACTCCAGTGAAGGGGGTACCTGCTGATGTCATCCCCGCTTTCATCAGTACCAGAAATGACACTGTGATGTTTCCTAAAAACAAAGAGGATGATGATGAcagtgaggaggatgatgacagtgaggaggatgatgacagtgaggaggatgatgaCTGGGAGGAAGTGGAAGGTGAGAAAGGAGTTTTCTAGTGTACAGTGTTTATTTCCATCATGTAGTGTTTTGTTCGCGTTTCATGATCTAAAGTTAAGCAATCAGTGTTAGCAGGATTTGATAGATATTTACGAACTTTACATTTCTATATtcgcaataaggcatctcagggatGATGGCTCTTGTTCTTGCTCTGTGTTCATGATCATGTGAGACTGCGGTCTGTCCTCAGAGCTGGCTGAGCCGTTGGGGTCAGTAGAGCCATTAGAGCCAGCCCTTCCCTCACAGCCTGTGGAGATAGAAATTGAGACCCCAGACATCCTTCTCAAAAGGCAGAGAAGGTGAGCAATAGTGGAAGCCATACCATGTCAGCATTGGCGGCCTGTTCTCTTTGtgtgtaccataccataccatcttcttccgcttatccggggccgggtcgcgggggcagcagtctctTTGTGTGTACTCCTTTGGAATGGCAACTTGTCCATAATTCAGCCAAAGGCCGTTGGAGAATTGGAGATGTGTATATTACCCGCCAATCAATCTAACCATGACAAACTGACTccagggagaagaggaagacTGAGTTTGAGACCTACCTGCGACGCATGATGAACCGCTTTAACAAAGATGTGGTTGAGGACACACACAAGGTTAGCGCACACACACTATTTGCAGCTTAAGGATCTCCACATGGTCTAGCTAACAGACTTTTAGGGAATTACAGAATAGCTGTCCTCCATTTTTCACCCTAACTTCTTAttccaacaatgttttctggataaaatatatttagctatGGTATGCTTGTTTGGACAGGAATGTGGTGGaagattgtaaaaaatattttttggtcaaAGAGGGGTAGGTCAGATTCAAACATGTTCAGTACAGTGGCTGCAGCTTAGACCACTGCACTACTGGCTTTGACTGGTACTCTGCCAGAAGCCTCAACCACACTGTATTTTTACCATACGCATTTCTAACATTACTATTACATTACTATCTCTGCCATAGGTCCACCTCATGTGTCTTCTAGCCAATGGCATGTTCCGGAACCAGTTGTGCAGTACACCAGACCTGCTAGCTATCACCTTGTCTCTGTTGCCCACCCACTTCAATATGGTGGCCAAGGAACGCATCGACGCCAATTACCTCTCTGGCCTGCTTAAGTGGTGAGATGGGCCTTCAGCCTGGGATTAAATTAGTCAAAATGAAACTTAGGAGAAGCTGTGCTCCCATAGTTCTACTGGCCAGCAGTTCAACATTTCAGATACAACTGGAAGGTAAAAAGTCAGTCTCCCCCACTACCCTGCTTTAATTGTGTGAAATCCTACTTTGTTTATTCCTTGtggtatacatttgttttattcatttatgagaggttcttatccagagcagtTTCCAGTTAGGGCATTCATCTTAACATCCCTAGGTGCGACACCCGGGTAACTCAGTAAGCCATAGCAGGTCATAGTAAAAACCTTTACCTTCCTAATACCTGTCTTTTTCTAAACATCCTTAGCAGTGTTGCTAATCCTaggttgtttttgtcatttttcatgGTTAAATCTGTCTAGGTTTGAGACAACATTCACTCTAAACCCAAATCTTTCCTGTGAGGAGAAGCTGGACCCACAGGCCTTACTTGAGAGTAGACTGGGCAGCCTTACCGCTAGAGACCACCAAGAAATGACACACGTGAGTGCCTTGTGTCCTGCACGCTGAAAGCACCttgccaaaatgtttgtgtgagagaactGTATTGACTGAAAGAGTCACAATCCACCTAAAAGTTAGCGTCATTACGTAAATGCTGTGCTTTTGCGTTTTTATACCATTAATTTCTTCCATAGGAAATGTTTATATCTGCTTCAAAAATATTGATGGGGCCCAGAAGATCATGTTTGTACTATTATAACACTGTGTAACACAATTTTTGTTCCTGGGTACTAAGTGTAATTTAATAATTGCTTATGcctaaaaagtatagaaaattattaaatatttccaacaaactgcttttgtgacctggacagtgatattttgaaattgaCCTGTTTTCAATGAGAAAACGAGTgaatttgtgtatttttgtttacataaagTCTGAAAAGAACAGCATATATGAATCCTaattaacatgtatttatattaaagttacaaaaaaaattgagtAGTTTTTTTAGATTTACGATTATATTGTAAACCGTTTTCACAAAGCAGCCCCCAAATTTATCCAGTATGTCCTGGTGCCCAAGTACGCTCCCATGTTCTTCTTGAATTAATCAAGATGAGCATCCAGGATATGGACTTGGAGGGACATCCTACAGCCCATTGTGCCATAGTTCCTAACCAGAGTCTCAACCAGCTCCACATAGTTTTCAGCCTTGTGATTGCCCAGGAAGCCCCAAACCACTGTGACAAAGCTGTTCCTAGCCACTTTCTCATTGCTAGTTAGCTTCTTGAACTCTTGCACTCCAGGATCATCTTTATCTGGGCTTTGAACTTTGCCTCAGACAGGTGAAGGAAGAAGTCTTGAAGGTACTTGAAGACTGCTGACTCCTTGTCTAGAGCTCTGACAGTTTTTTATAAGGCTCAATTTGATGTGCATTGTTGGCATCAGCACCTGGCATCAGCACCACCAGTAGCTCCCACTTGACGTTGTTCCTCCCCACAGAGAACTCAGTCCACCAGTCCTGCCTGTGGTAGTACGCATTGTTTTCCCTGCTGTCCCAAAGGCAAAGATAGTGGTAAGACCACCTTAgagacccatcaggaatgccACCATTTTGAAGTCTCCTATGACATCCCAGTCATAAAATAAATAGGTTAATGTAATAGGGTGGggagtaattgccattttctatacttttgaggcataagcaattaggaaataacacttactacctaggaacaacaaaacatttgttacatGGTGTAATCACCTGTTATTGCCAGATGACTGGCCgcccctcagagtctggctcctTGATTCTTGTGTAAATGTTGtcaggagaaggtcatgtttgtcaacatatttTCATCTATTCACTATAACAAAATGCTGGCTAAATATAAGCAAAGATATTGATAAAAGTATTCCTTGTCCTCAAGATATTTACACAGTTATGAGAATGCTGAGGCAGTGAAAGCCTACATAAAACcttttgtgagtttttttttcatgttttgtgttttactggGATTATGATCTGAACTATTATCTATCTGAACTATTTCAGTCAGTTTTCCATATTGTTCAGAGTAAAAGGTTCAACAGCTTGAGTTCCTATGGTATGATATTCTTTCTGCAGAGAAGTTGCTTTACGTTGGTGGTACTCAGAGAAAACATCTTACACATATTTGAACTACTGTTGAGTATACTGCACTTTGCTTTTCGCTGTCTTCAACTACTATGTATTTTGTAAGAAGATAATTCAAACAAGTAAAAACCAAGCATTTATTTGTATGTTACTATTATGAAATACATCTACTTTGAATATTATACCTCTCATTGAATACAATACTTAACAAAATGTCCTTTATTTTGTGTTGCGAGGAGGGACAGAGATTGGACACCGGACAAGGATTTAGGGCCCTGGTGGGCATTTTATGGACAAAACAAGTAGTGAGATGGGTGAAAGTAAGAGAAATTCTAAAGCAAACCCCTTTCATGCGGAGGCGGTGTTGTCTCTGGGCTGGCCTTCCCCGAGGCGGTGTTGTCTCTGGGCTGGCCTTCCCCGAGGCGGTGTTGTCTCTGGGCTGGCCTTCCCCGAGGCGGTGTTGTCTCTGGGCTGGCCTTCCCGGAGGCGGTGTTGTTTCTAGGCTGGCCTTCCCGGAGGCGGTGTTGTCTCTGGGCTGGCCTTCCCGGAGGCGGTGTTGTCTCTGGGCTGGCCTTCCCGGAGGCGGTGTTGTCTCTGGGCTGGCCTTCCCGGAGGCGGTGTTGTCTCTGGGCTGGCCTTCCCGGAGGCGGTGTTGTCTCTGGGCTGGCCTTCCCGGAGGCGGTGTTGTCTCTGGGCTGGCCTTCCCGGAGGCGGTGTTGTTTCTGGGCTGGCCTTCCCGGAGGCGGTGTTGTCTCTGGGCTGGCCTTCCCGGAGGTGGTGATGTAACAAACCTGCCCATCCAGAtttgttacataattttttagTCATTTTATTGTGGTGTTTATGATTGGTGCCTATCTCTGATGTTACTCAGCTGAATTCTGTTTTGAAACAAGTGTTTCCATGGTCTTATCTGAGTGACATAATGTTGACCTCTAACGTATGGACTTGTGTCAAATCAACTCCTGCCTGTTCCTTCCAGCTGTTTCTGTTGGTGTTGAGGTCATTACAGCTCTTCTGTCGACTGGTCCTCTCTCTTCAGCCCCTGTCACTCAAGGCCCCATCAGCCAAGGTACAGCCGCTACTGAGAGTTTTTCATTTTAGCAAGCTCTCTTGGTTtgtgtctgcacagttgtttaAGTTCACTGGACGGTTGTTTGTTCGACTAATCTAACTTTCTCAAATTTAGAGCAAGGCAAAGACCTCAGGCAGCCTACCTGGGAAGAGTCCCTCACAGAAGAAACCTGCCAAAGAGAACCGCTCAGAGCACAAAGTCTCTCCAGGGACCAAAAGACCAGCTGCGGGGACAGGCCAAAGAGGGGCGAAGAAGTCAAAAATTAAGGAGGCGGATCCAGAATTAGGTGTTTCGTCGGGACAGAAACCTAAGAACTCCAAGCGCCGCAGCGTCGCTTCGAAGGTAAGCTACAAAGAGGAGAGCAGTGAAGGGGAGGGGCCCAGTGACGGGGACGAGTTCCAACCGACCACTGAGGAGAACAGCGAGGACTCTGAGGGAGCAGCCAAACCCATCAGATGCGAGAAAGGGAAAGGAGGCAAGAGCCAGGCCAAGATGTCAGATCCACGGCGCGGGGGCGGCAAGAAGAAAGTCAAGAGCGAAGAGGAGGGGGATGAGGATtgggaggggggtgaggagggggaggcagaggaAGTAAAGGGGGGtaggaggaagggggagaaggGGGCAGACGAGTGGTTGGAGGTGTACTTGGAAAAGACCGGGTGCTGGGTGTGCGTGGATGTGATGCAGGGGGTTGGGCAGCCCCAGCTGTGCGCCAGACAAGCCACCCACCCCATGACCTATGTGGTAGCTGTGGACGGGGATGGTCACCTGAAGGACCTGGGCAGCAAGTACGACCCCACCTGGATGACCGCCACCAGAAAGAGAAGGGTGGACGAGGAGTGGTGGGAGGAGACGCTAGGGCCCTTCCTCAGTCCTGAATCCGAGAGGGACATCCAGGAGGACAAAGAGGTGAGAAACTCACATCGACAGACATTCACTTTTTTTGGTGGGGGGTTGTACAGCATCTCAGCCATACACTCTTTTCTCTGGTCTCCAGCTTCAGGCTAGGTTGCTGGATAAGCCATTGCCCACATCTATAGCAGAGTTCAAAAACCACCCCCTGTACGCCCTTAAGAGACATCTACTGAAGTATGAAGCTCTCTACCCCCCCACGGCGGCCACCCTGGGGTACTGCAGGGGAGAGCCAGTCTATTCCAGGTGAGTAGCACATGTGAAAGGTATTTGAAACCTTTGAGGTTTTACATGACTGATTTTAAATGCAAAAAAGTAGTAAAGGTATACTACTTTGTTTCCCAgactgtgttgttctgtttttttggtGGGTGGTGGTAACGTAAATACATTCTTGTGGAATGCTGCGTATGTTTACATTGCCATAAAATAGTGTTTGCCCTTCTGAATATTTctgtattatttcatatttttactACCAGATCTTTAGTCTAAACCCAATGGTTGATCGCACAGAGAGGTGAACTGTGTTGTCATTTCCCATGGAAAGCCAAGTGGGAGAGACAGCAGATAGCCTAGTGCTTAGAGCACCTGACCAGTAtcaccagggttgtgggtttgattcccaaggCTGCCTGCATGAAAATGATCCATTGTGTACTCACTACTGCACATTGCGTTGGATAAAAAACGTCTGCTACATCACTTACATGTAAAGTTGACAGTGTATCTTTACCGTGAGGCAGTGGCTTATATAATTTTGCCATTCGGCAGCCTGTGCAATTTGTTTTttactgtgctgtagagattgtATGATATCCAAAGCAAAAATGAAAAGATTGTATATATTAGTAAATAATTGTATCTGGATTTTCTGCAGGGACTGTATTCACACGCTACACTCCAGAGACGCCTGGCTGAAAGAGGCCCGAACTGTCCGTCTAGGAGAGGAGCCCTACAAGGTGACCCGTGTTGGATCCATAAGGACAGAACTTAACAAAACTCTCTCTCCCAAACACTCTCTCAACCTCTGTtactgtcttcctctctcagatGGTCAGAGGGTTTTCCAATCGCTCTCGGAAGGCCAGGATCGCATCAgagcagaaagaaaaagatgaccTGCCTCTGTTTGGTGAATGGCAGACAGAGGAATACCAACCACCAGTAGCTGTAGATGGACGGGTAAAAATTATTTCTTGTGAAACCGTATGTGCTTGAATGCACGATTGCAAGTCTTCAGGTCCGTTGCCATCTGATAACCATTGAGTTAAgcgtatgtttgtgttttctccAGGTGCCTCGTAATGACTTTGGCAATGTGTACCTGTTCAAGCCCTGCATGCTGCCCTTGGGCTGTGTCCACCTGCGTCTGCCAAACCTGCACAGAGTGGCTAAGAAGCTGGGCATGGACTGTGCCCTCGCCGTCACTGGCTTTGACTTCCACAGCGGCTACTCTCATGCTGTGTACGTTCCATTTTGCAAGCAAGCAGGTGTGCGCTTGTGTAATATTTTCTCTGTCACGTGTCTGCCATATGTTATctagtatgtttgtgtgttttttctctaGAACTGATGGCTACATTGTGTGCGAGGAGCACGAGGAGATCCTTAGAGCAGCTTGGGTGGAAGATCAAGAGATCCAAAAACAAAAGGAGAAAGAGGTGAGTTGGTGAAAAAACTTAGTATTGCCGTTTTGCTCAGAAATCTTTTAAATTACTGTTGCAATTGTACAGTTgtatgaattaaataaatacatatttatgtaaTCTGATTttagaggtttcttacagtggggcaaaaaagtatttagtcagccaccaattgtgcaagttctcccacttaaaaagatgagagaggcctgtaattttcatcataggtacacttcaactatgagagacaaaatgaggagaaaaaatccagaaaatcacattgtaggattttattatgaatttattggtaaattatggtggaatataagtatttggtcaataacaaaagttagtgatgttttggggctgtcgctgggcaacacagactttcaacagccccaaagcatggggctgttgtttttgccccactgtatgtttgttaTGTTACTCCTGGTGTTtgttacagtatttcacaaaagtgagtacacccctcacatttttgcaaatatttgattatatcttttcatatgacaacactgaagaaatgacacttttctacaatgtaaagtaatgagtgtacaacttgtataacagtgtaagtttgctgtcccctcaaaataactcaacacacagccattaatgtctataccgctggcaacaaaagtgagtacacccaagtgaaaatatccaaatagggcccaattagccattttccctccccggtgtcatgtgactcattagtgttacaaggtctccggtatgaatggggagcaggtgtgttaaatttggtgtcatcgctctcacactcccttatACTGGTCACTGTAAGtccaacatggcacctcatggcaaagaactctctgaggatctgaacaAATTAATTGTTGCTCCACAtaaagaccctgaaactgagctgcagcacggtggccaagaccatacagtggttcaACAGGAcgggttccactcagaacaggcctcgccattgTCGGCCagagaagttgagtgcacatgctcagcatcatatccagaggttgtttgcacaagaaagcccacaaacacaagaaagcccacaaacagtttgctgaagacaagcaggcgaaggacatggattactggaaccatgtcttgtggtctgatgagaccaggaTAAACTTATttagttcagatggtgtcaggcgtgtgtggcggcaaccaagcgaggagtacaaagacaagtgtgtcttgcctacag is a window from the Esox lucius isolate fEsoLuc1 chromosome 12, fEsoLuc1.pri, whole genome shotgun sequence genome containing:
- the xpc gene encoding DNA repair protein complementing XP-C cells isoform X1 → MAKSKKSADTAVKTDTKKLKQVKGKTRGSARAKKDQENGEETEKIQRKAKTKSRPYKPIAERTKSSKYFQDNTPVKGVPADVIPAFISTRNDTVMFPKNKEDDDDSEEDDDSEEDDDSEEDDDWEEVEELAEPLGSVEPLEPALPSQPVEIEIETPDILLKRQRREKRKTEFETYLRRMMNRFNKDVVEDTHKVHLMCLLANGMFRNQLCSTPDLLAITLSLLPTHFNMVAKERIDANYLSGLLKWFETTFTLNPNLSCEEKLDPQALLESRLGSLTARDHQEMTHEGQRLDTGQGFRALVGILWTKQVVRWVKLFLLVLRSLQLFCRLVLSLQPLSLKAPSAKSKAKTSGSLPGKSPSQKKPAKENRSEHKVSPGTKRPAAGTGQRGAKKSKIKEADPELGVSSGQKPKNSKRRSVASKVSYKEESSEGEGPSDGDEFQPTTEENSEDSEGAAKPIRCEKGKGGKSQAKMSDPRRGGGKKKVKSEEEGDEDWEGGEEGEAEEVKGGRRKGEKGADEWLEVYLEKTGCWVCVDVMQGVGQPQLCARQATHPMTYVVAVDGDGHLKDLGSKYDPTWMTATRKRRVDEEWWEETLGPFLSPESERDIQEDKELQARLLDKPLPTSIAEFKNHPLYALKRHLLKYEALYPPTAATLGYCRGEPVYSRDCIHTLHSRDAWLKEARTVRLGEEPYKMVRGFSNRSRKARIASEQKEKDDLPLFGEWQTEEYQPPVAVDGRVPRNDFGNVYLFKPCMLPLGCVHLRLPNLHRVAKKLGMDCALAVTGFDFHSGYSHAVTDGYIVCEEHEEILRAAWVEDQEIQKQKEKEKREKRALSNWTLLVKGLLIRERLHRRYGKKGPTAGGGLEELKRQNREGEDGLSSEEEGEGGPNTAAATLAQAWPQNRQEVQDSGTGAPPKKSKQEKRGQQKHLFPFEK
- the xpc gene encoding DNA repair protein complementing XP-C cells isoform X2; the protein is MAKSKKSADTAVKTDTKKLKQVKGKTRGSARAKKDQENGEETEKIQRKAKTKSRPYKPIAERTKSSKYFQDNTPVKGVPADVIPAFISTRNDTVMFPKNKEDDDDSEEDDDSEEDDDSEEDDDWEEVEELAEPLGSVEPLEPALPSQPVEIEIETPDILLKRQRREKRKTEFETYLRRMMNRFNKDVVEDTHKVHLMCLLANGMFRNQLCSTPDLLAITLSLLPTHFNMVAKERIDANYLSGLLKWFETTFTLNPNLSCEEKLDPQALLESRLGSLTARDHQEMTHGQRLDTGQGFRALVGILWTKQVVRWVKLFLLVLRSLQLFCRLVLSLQPLSLKAPSAKSKAKTSGSLPGKSPSQKKPAKENRSEHKVSPGTKRPAAGTGQRGAKKSKIKEADPELGVSSGQKPKNSKRRSVASKVSYKEESSEGEGPSDGDEFQPTTEENSEDSEGAAKPIRCEKGKGGKSQAKMSDPRRGGGKKKVKSEEEGDEDWEGGEEGEAEEVKGGRRKGEKGADEWLEVYLEKTGCWVCVDVMQGVGQPQLCARQATHPMTYVVAVDGDGHLKDLGSKYDPTWMTATRKRRVDEEWWEETLGPFLSPESERDIQEDKELQARLLDKPLPTSIAEFKNHPLYALKRHLLKYEALYPPTAATLGYCRGEPVYSRDCIHTLHSRDAWLKEARTVRLGEEPYKMVRGFSNRSRKARIASEQKEKDDLPLFGEWQTEEYQPPVAVDGRVPRNDFGNVYLFKPCMLPLGCVHLRLPNLHRVAKKLGMDCALAVTGFDFHSGYSHAVTDGYIVCEEHEEILRAAWVEDQEIQKQKEKEKREKRALSNWTLLVKGLLIRERLHRRYGKKGPTAGGGLEELKRQNREGEDGLSSEEEGEGGPNTAAATLAQAWPQNRQEVQDSGTGAPPKKSKQEKRGQQKHLFPFEK
- the xpc gene encoding DNA repair protein complementing XP-C cells isoform X3 — encoded protein: MAKSKKSADTAVKTDTKKLKQVKGKTRGSARAKKDQENGEETEKIQRKAKTKSRPYKPIAERTKSSKYFQDNTPVKGVPADVIPAFISTRNDTVMFPKNKEDDDDSEEDDDSEEDDDSEEDDDWEEVEELAEPLGSVEPLEPALPSQPVEIEIETPDILLKRQRREKRKTEFETYLRRMMNRFNKDVVEDTHKVHLMCLLANGMFRNQLCSTPDLLAITLSLLPTHFNMVAKERIDANYLSGLLKWFETTFTLNPNLSCEEKLDPQALLESRLGSLTARDHQEMTHLFLLVLRSLQLFCRLVLSLQPLSLKAPSAKSKAKTSGSLPGKSPSQKKPAKENRSEHKVSPGTKRPAAGTGQRGAKKSKIKEADPELGVSSGQKPKNSKRRSVASKVSYKEESSEGEGPSDGDEFQPTTEENSEDSEGAAKPIRCEKGKGGKSQAKMSDPRRGGGKKKVKSEEEGDEDWEGGEEGEAEEVKGGRRKGEKGADEWLEVYLEKTGCWVCVDVMQGVGQPQLCARQATHPMTYVVAVDGDGHLKDLGSKYDPTWMTATRKRRVDEEWWEETLGPFLSPESERDIQEDKELQARLLDKPLPTSIAEFKNHPLYALKRHLLKYEALYPPTAATLGYCRGEPVYSRDCIHTLHSRDAWLKEARTVRLGEEPYKMVRGFSNRSRKARIASEQKEKDDLPLFGEWQTEEYQPPVAVDGRVPRNDFGNVYLFKPCMLPLGCVHLRLPNLHRVAKKLGMDCALAVTGFDFHSGYSHAVTDGYIVCEEHEEILRAAWVEDQEIQKQKEKEKREKRALSNWTLLVKGLLIRERLHRRYGKKGPTAGGGLEELKRQNREGEDGLSSEEEGEGGPNTAAATLAQAWPQNRQEVQDSGTGAPPKKSKQEKRGQQKHLFPFEK